tgtttcaatgccattctcccaaatcttcccaccctctccctctcccatagagtccataagactgttctatacatcagtgtctcttttgctgtctcgtacacagggttattgttaccatctttctaaattccatatatatgcattagtatactgtattggtgtttttccttctggcttacttcactctgtataataggctccagtttcatccacctcattagaactgattcaaatgaattctttttaatgactgagtaatactccattgtgtatatgtaccacagctttcttatccattcatctgctgatggacatctaggttgcttccatgtcctggctattataaacagtgctgcgatgaacattggggtacacgtgtctacTACATTCTTATATTTAGGTTAATCTTCTATTTGCAGCAAAATGAGTTTATTAtgtgaattaattaaaattaatttcattgctTCTGTCTATATACAGCACTTGACTTTTGATCTAGCTAAAAGAGATATTTTCCACCCTATAAAGTGAAAATCAGCTACATGTGCTCCATATACTACCCTTAGCTATGTGCCatgcagttttcctttttatctaaattattggagtataattacataaataataatatattatgaattttatatattaaaattacatataacTATGTATGTAATTGCACAAAATAAGCTGCATATTTAAAGTGTGCATTTGATGAATTAAAGAAGCTATACAAAAATCAAGGTACATATTGCTTGCTTCCATTTGTGTTTAACTTAAGACAGTGCACATGAATTTTAACTACTTTATTATGTAATtgtcaacaaatttaaaaataattgttaaatttaaaaaatttagtctctctgagcctcagatcagatcagtcgctcaggcgtgtctgactctttgcgaccccatgaatcgcagcacgccaggtctccctgtccatcaccaactcccagagttcactcagatcacattcatcgagtcaatgatgccatccagccatctcatcctctgtcgtccccttctcctcctgcccccaatccctcccagcatcacagtcttttccaatgagtcaactcttcgcatgaggtggccaaagtactgaagtttcagcttcagcatcattccttccaaagaatacccagggctgatctccttcagcctggagactggttggatctccttgcagtccaagggactctcaagagtcttctccaacaccacagttcaaaagcatcaattcttcagcgctcagccttcttcacagtccaactctcacatccatacatgaccacaggaaaaaccatagccttgactagacgaacctttgttggcaaagtaatgtctctgcttttgaatatgctatctaggttggacataactttccttccaaggagtaagcgtcttttaatttcatggctgcagtcatcatctgtagtgattttgaagcccagaaaaataaagtctgacactgtttccccatctatttcccatgaagtggtgggaccggatgccatgatctttgttttctgaatgttgagctttaagccaactttttcactctccactttcactttcatcaagaggctttttagttcctcttcactttctgccgtaagggtggtgtcatctgcacatctgaggttattgatatttctcccagcaatcttgattccagcttgtgtttcttccagtccagcgtttctcatgatgtactctgcatataagttaaataaacagggtcacaatacacagccttgacgaactccttttcctatttggaaccagtctgttgttccatatccagttctaactgttgcttcctgacctgcatacaaatttctcaagaggcagatcaggtggcctggtattcccatctctttcagaattttctacagtttattgtgatccacacagtcaaaggctttggcatagtcaataaagcagaaatagatgtttttctggaactctcttgctttttccatgatccagcggatgttggcaatttgatctctgattcctttgccctttctaaaaccagcttgaacatcaggaagttcacggtttacatattgctgaagcctggcttggagaagtttgagcattactttactatcgtgtgagatgagtgcaattgtgcagtagtttgagcattctttggcattgcctttctttgggattggaatgaaaactgatcttttccagtcctgtggccactgctgagttttccaaatttgctggcatattgagtgcagcactttcacagcatcatctttcaggatttgaaatagctcaactggaattccatcacctccactagctttgttcgtagtgatgctttctaaggcccacttgacttcacattccaggatgtctggctctaggtcagtgatcacaccatcgtgattatctgggtcatgaagatcttttttgtacagttcttctgtgtattcttgccatctcttcttaatatcttctgcttctgttaggtccataccacttctgtcctttatcgagctcatctttgcatgaaatgttcctttggtatctctgattttcttgaagagatccctagtctttcccattctgttgttttcctctatttctttgcattgatcgctgaagaaggctttcttatctcttcttgctattctttggaactctgcattcagatgtttatatctttctttttctcctttgcttttcgcttctcttcttttcacagctatttgtaaggcctccccagacagccattttgcttttttgcatttcttttccatgggaatggtcttgatccctgtctcctgtacaatgtcacaagcctccgtccatagttcatcaggcactctatctatcagatctaggcccttaaatctatttctcacttccactgtataatcataagggatttgatttaggtcatacctgaatggtctggtggttttccctactttcttcaatttaagtctgaatttggcagtaaggagttcatggtctgagccacagtcagctcctggtcttgtttttgctgactgtatagagcttctccatctttggctgcaaagaatataatcaatctgatttcggtgttgaccatctggtgatgtccgtgtatagagtcttctcttatgttgttggaaaagggtgtttgttatgaccagtgcattttcttggcaaaactctactagtctttgccctgcttcattccgtattccatggccaaatttgcctgttactccaggtgtttcttgacttcctacttttgcattccagtcccctataatgaaaaggacatcttttttgggtgttagttctaaaaggtcttgtaggtcttcatagaaccattcaacttcagcttcttcagaattactggttggggcatagacttggattactgtgatattgaatggtttgccttggaaacgaacagagatcattctgtcatttttgagattgcatccaagtactgcatttcagactcttttgttgaccatgatggctactccatttcttctgagggattcctgcccgcagtagtagatataatggtcatctgagttaaattcacccattccagtccatttcagtttgctgattcctagaatgtcgacattcactcttgccatctcttgtttgaccacttccaatttgccttgattcatggacctgacattccaggttcctatgcaatattgctctttacagcatcggaccttgcttctatcaccagtcacatccacagctgagtattgtttttgttttggctccatcccttcattctttctggagttatttctccactgatctccagtagcatattgggcacctactgacctggggagtttctctttcagtatcctatcattttgccttttcatactgttcatggggttctcaagccaagaatactgaagtggtttgccattcccttctccagtggaccacattctgtcaaatctctccccCCAtaacctgcccgtcttgggttgccccacggacatggcttagtttcattgagtttccTTATTTCTGAAGATAATGTGGGATACTAAATATAACTTCATATAGATGCTGTGAAGAATGATGaaatatgtaataatttatttttagtataaataaaatattcaagggCAAAGGTTATATCTGTGCActtgtgtgtatataaaaatatacccaTATATACCCACACAGAGATGTATCTTCTAGTCCATCTTATATGTTAAAGAGTAatatgaaaattgaaaatgatagaaataaaaagaatgaacatttgaattaatatgaaataaaagaaagctgaaataGATTTAAAGTAAGATGGGTAATCTTAATTTTGACAATATGTTGCTTTTCATATTTCAGTGCCAGTAAAGTCCCACAGTGAGAACAACAGTTACATTTATGCAATGAGAAATTTACTGTGCAGCTAGACAGAGTGGAATATATCCaaactgatttaatttttttttttacttaacatgAATTTTCAACATAGATTGCCCTTACTCAAGGGAAGCTAAATGCATGACTTGATAGGCTTAAACTCATTTccctaaaaaaaattttactgaatCAATGTCTCTATGATATTCCTATTGCCACTGTCACAAAAGAACACTTATTGGCTGAAAAGAAACCAATTTATGCTCCTAAAGTTCTGCAGTTCAGAAGCCTGAAATGGGTCTCAGTGGGCTAAAATCCAGATGTCTGCAGGACTGGGTTCCTtctagagcctccagaaaagaatccatttactttcttttctaaaatagatCTATTTGACTatgctgggcttagttgctgcacatgggaGCCCAGTCTTCCCTGTGCTGTGTGGGGTTTTTTAGTTTCAGCTTGTAAACCctacagtaggaaatggcaacctactccagtattcttgcctggaaaactccatagacagggagcctggagggctacactccatggggtcacaaaagagtcaggcacgattgagcatgcacacatgtgaacTCAGATGcggcatgtggtatctagttacctgaccagggatcaaagctgggtcccctccattgggagtgtggagtcttaaccactagggaagtcctgataaACTATTTTATTTGCTTCTATTCTTTCATTATTGTTGGATTGTAAGGGCTTTGTTTTTTTCAGCACCTTGTACTTATTGCCTAGATAGCGCCTGCATTGTGGTAGGCACTCAGGTACTCCTCAAGTGCGTGAAAGATATTCTCAGTAAAGCAGTAGAATGCATGACTTCTTGGGGAAAATGTTGAGATGTGACCAAAATTCCTAATCAGAGGTGAAATAGGAGATGCTCTAAAGAAGACAAACCCATACACAAAACATCAAAATTAATTTCttgaaagcaaatatatattgTGACCTTGCAACCCAGCAACTACTGTTAGTTATGTGAAAATGAGTCATGTTATTGTCCTCTTCTCTGATAGTCCCCTTCACCACATGGAACCATGGAATCTTACAGGAGTTTCAGAAtttgttcttctggggttttcAAAGGAAGAAGAATTACAGACACTCATATTTGTGATTTTCCTCTCCATGTACCTGATCACTGTGTTTGGAAATCTGCTCATCATCCTGGCCACCGTCTATGACTCCCACCTCCACacgcccatgtacttcttcctttccaacctgTCCTTCGCAGACATCTGTTTTACCACCACTACTGTCCCCAAGATGCTGGTGAACATCCAGACACAGAGCAAAGTCATAACCTATGCAGGTTGCATCACCCAGATGtactttttcctattcttttcagAGTTGGACATCTATCTTTTGACTGTGATGGCCTATGACAGGTTTGTGGCCATCTGTCATCCCTTGCATTACATGGTTATCATGAACCCCCGACTCTGTGGACTGCTGCTTCTGGTGACCTGGATTATAAGTGTCTTGCATTCACTGTTACAAAGCCTAATGGTGTTGCGACTGTCCTGCACAGATGTGGAAATCCCCCACTTTTTCTGTGAACTCAATCAGATGGTCCAACTTGCCTGCTGTGACACCTTTCTTAACAACATGGTGATGTATTTTGCAGCTGTGCTGCTGGCTAGCGGTCCCCTGGCTGCTATCCGTTTCTCATACTCGAAGATCGTTTCCTCCATATGTGGAATCTCATCAGCTCAGGGGAAGCAAGCAGCGTTTTCCACCTGCATGTCTCACCTCTCGgttgtctctttatttttttgtacaaGCCTAGGAGTGTACCTTAGCTCAGCTGCTACCCACAGATCACACTCAAGTGCAAAAGCTTCAGTGATGTATGCCGTGGTCACGCCCATGCTAAACCCCTTCATCTACAGTCTGAGGAATAAAGACATAAAGGGGGCTCTGAAAAGATTCTTGGGGATGGCAGTTATAAAAGGGACAGTGGTCACAGGGCTGAAGAGTTGCCTATGATTTCGGGGCTTAAAGTCTCAGAGTCAGAAGTTATAATTCTTCAATCAGCCTGCGCAAGTAAAACTTActctttctatttatttcccGAAAAATTTTTAACTACCAATTTTTCATTGAGTCATGCAAGATCTTCGTTGCGgcttgtgggatccagttccctgaccaaggatcgaacccttgccctgggaatgtgaagtcttaaccactggtccaccaggaaagtacctggaatttttattttttcaacttctGTGTACAGTTTAGTCATTTACTTGATTAGACGTTCTTCTGTCTCTGATATCTAAcatatttctcttcattttctttctgttttccctaATTCATTCCCaaccattgatttaaaaaaaaatgagaaattttcatttatctcatgGAATTGCTTGGATTTCTTAAGAATAATTTCTTCTCAAATGACAAATAGTACCCCATGTAATATGTCTTTACTTTTAGTAGAATAAGAGTCATGAGTTTTGCCATTCCAATGGGAACAACCAAACGTGGCAACTTTGCTCTTTCTGTAATTTTATAGGAGAGGAAAATCTGAGACCAGTTTTTCACTTTTGGGTCCttcattcctctctctctctatttgctcagccatgtctgactccttgcaaccctgtggctgtagcttgacaggctcctctgtccatgggattctccaggcaagaatactggagtgagttgccatttccttctccaggggatcttcctgacccagggatcaaaccctgtgtctcctgtattgcaggcagaccctatactgtctgagccaccagggaagccctctctataTAAAACTATCTTACCTGGTCTTCTTCATAATATAGACTTAACCTACTAGGGTTTTTTGtcattggttttttttgtttgtttgtttgttttttggtcattggtttttattctctttattaagATACTGTACTCTTTTCCAGGCTCTAGTCCACAGTGCCTACTATTGTCACTGAAATAACTGAACATCAAATACATTTATTCTAATGGCATCTACACTGAGACAGAAAGTTGAGTAACGTGGCCTTAGAGTCAGACATAACATTATGATgaagcatattttaaattatactctGTATTTCATGCATTAAGTTTCTTTTCAAGCTGTACATCTACTCACTGAACTATGGAATACCCACGTCAATGTGTAAGGGGATTTATTCACTGAGATGAAGAATGTTAGCAgattttatgttttctcattcaATTTCCTCACTGTTTCTGCTCGAAAACTTACAGTGATGCTACAAATATGACTTCTTTCATTGTTCTAAATAAAGTATCTCATTCATTTCCAAACTTTGTCATAAACACAAACAGACAGTGAACGAACAATATCATctattatatatttcttatatagaAAGGAATTTCTTCTATTTGTGTGATCAAGACTAACTTGTAAGAGAACATGAATACTGCTTAGTCATATGACTCAGGGTCAGCAGTTTTTCTTCACAGGCATGCATATTCTTGCAAACTCTTCTGGGAACCTGGAAAGAAATACCAAGGTAGTCATTTTTAATGTAGTTATCTGATAAAAACTTGAATAATAAAGTGGTCAGAAATGTTGTCTTCAAATGTCAAAAcgaaagacaaaaataagaagcaatagggctcccctggtggtctgctgctgctgctaagtcatttcagtcgtgtccaactctgtgagaccccatggactgcagcctaccaggctccccatccctggaattctccaggcaagaatattggagtgggttgccatttccttctccaatgcatgaaagtgaaaaatgaaagtaaagtcactcagtcgtgtccgactcttcacgaccccatggactgcagcctactaggctcctccgtccatggattttccaggcaagagtactggagtggggtgccatcgccttctctgcccctggtggtctagtggttaagaatccacctgccaatgcagggggtaggggttcaatcctgggtggggtagatcccacatgccatggagcagctaagcctgtgtgccacaactactgagccagtccTCTAGAGCctaggctctgcaacaagagaagccactgcaatgagaagccggcacaccacaactagagggtagccACTGCTctctgcacctagagaaagcccgtgcacagcaacgaagactcagagcagccaaaaataaataaaacttttttaaaaaaagaagaaacagcaggTTATTACAATTACCCTTAACTAAGTTCACTTGGATTGTTGTATCTTTCGCTATTGCTGCATAGCTagccatacaaaaataaaatggtttaacACAATGTGTTTCATATTGAATGAGGTGATGGTGGGGAGGCGTTTTGAGCTCTAAGATGCTTCATGAGTTTGCAATTAGCTGCCAGGGTCTTCATTGTGTTTCTAGGCTCATTTATGAATCTGTGCATTGCTGTAGTGCTCTTCTGTCTCAGACCCAGTTACAGTCAgtccattcatttttatattggggttaattttgtctacaagaaaatgagtttttaaaatgtgaattgccttaatttaattccattgtacatatagcCATAAATAgcactttcttttttcccagtTAGAGGACATATATCATATACCTATTCAATGTGACTCAGCTACCTGTGATCAAGatcagacagtatggtactggcacaaaaacagaaatgaagaacaatggaacaagatagaaagtccagagataaacccatgcacctgtggtcacctaatctatgacaaaggaggcaagaatatacaacagagaaaagacagtctcttcaatacacggtgctgggaaaactggacagctccttgtaaaagaatgaaattagaacactccctaataccatacacaaaagtaaactaaaaatggattaaagacctaagtgtaagacaGGACACTGTAagactcttaaaggaaaacataggaagaataCTGTTTGACATAAATCAGAGCCAGAGCTTTTTTGACCCAgcttcctagagtaatgaaaataaaaacaaaaagaaacaaatggaacttgattaaacttaaaggcttttgcacaccAAAGCAAACCATACATAAGATGAAAAGAgaatcttcagaatgggagatatttgcaaacaaagcaactgacaaggaattactcttcaaaatatacagatagctcatgcagctcaatatcaaaaaataagcaacctaataaaaaaaatgggctgaaaacctaaacagacatttctccaaggaagacatacagatggccaagaggcacattaaaagatgcttaccatcactaattattgttatagaaatgcaaatcaaaactacagtgagatatctcTTCacactgtcagaatggccatcatcaaaaaatctacaaacaacaaatgctggagagcgtgtagagaaaagggaacactcttgcactgttgatgggaatgtaacagccactatggagaatactacagaggttccttaaaaaaccaagACTAGAACTatgatatgacccagcaatcccactactgggcatataccttgctgctgctgctgctgctataccttgagaaaaccataattcaaaaaggcacatgcaccccagtgttcactgaagcactatttacaatagccaggacatgcaagcaaccttaatgcctatcaacagaggaatgggtaaagaagatgtggtacataaatacaaaggaatattcctcagcctgctacaacaaaaatagaaatgagtttttttttccctcctgaaaaacaaggaaaataaagagaacagtgaagaGGCTAGAGAAGAAACATAAAATGGCCTGAAAGAGCTAACCAATCTTAGTTTTAACTGTTACTAATCTGTAGTGCGTATAACTAGATTTGTCCATCTCAAAGCTTACCTCCTATCATCcctaatattatataaattacctCCTGCACCTGGTATTTCCTCTCCCTCACTCTCTAGCAGGTTACCACTTATAGCTGtttgcatttcagaaagaagGTTGCAGGCCAATAAGCCAGAGATGAATGGACCCAATTACAGGGCTGTTGGACCCAAGTACCAGGCCACATGATGCCAAAAATGACTGTTTCATAATAATGCCCACAGAAGAATGCAAAACCTTCACCACCTTGTTCCTTATCACATACCCTGGACTACAAGTTCCCACCTATAAAACCGCATGTAATTCCCCAGGAAGGGGGACACAGTTCTTGAGGTGCTAGCCTATAGCATTTCTCTTTTGCCAGGCAAAATAAAGCTACTCTCTTCTATTTCCTCCAGACTCTATCTACATATTTCTATTTGGTCTAGACAGGTAGACAAGATTTTGGGCAGCAAGctatcaaaagaaacaaaactgggtcatttgcagagacatagatggacctagagactgtcataaagagtgaaataagtcagaaagagaaaaacaaataccgtatattaacacatatgtgtggaacctagaaaagtggtacagatgaccctatttacaaagcagaaatagagacacagatgtagagaataaatgTTTGGATACTGAGgggggtgggaagaattgggagattaggaatGACAAGTATACAGTGCTATGCACggaatagataattaataagagCCTGTTATATATTGTGGGGAACTCTACTCGATGCTTTGTGgtgatgggaaggaaatccagaggggcggggatatatgcatacacatggctgattcacttcactgtactgcagaaactagcacaaca
This genomic interval from Bos mutus isolate GX-2022 chromosome 25, NWIPB_WYAK_1.1, whole genome shotgun sequence contains the following:
- the LOC102277525 gene encoding olfactory receptor 7A17, whose product is MEPWNLTGVSEFVLLGFSKEEELQTLIFVIFLSMYLITVFGNLLIILATVYDSHLHTPMYFFLSNLSFADICFTTTTVPKMLVNIQTQSKVITYAGCITQMYFFLFFSELDIYLLTVMAYDRFVAICHPLHYMVIMNPRLCGLLLLVTWIISVLHSLLQSLMVLRLSCTDVEIPHFFCELNQMVQLACCDTFLNNMVMYFAAVLLASGPLAAIRFSYSKIVSSICGISSAQGKQAAFSTCMSHLSVVSLFFCTSLGVYLSSAATHRSHSSAKASVMYAVVTPMLNPFIYSLRNKDIKGALKRFLGMAVIKGTVVTGLKSCL